In the Sarcophilus harrisii chromosome 1, mSarHar1.11, whole genome shotgun sequence genome, one interval contains:
- the C1H9orf57 gene encoding uncharacterized protein C9orf57 homolog, whose translation MGRTISVAVIILFCLRIGGLSVICRYCNLSVPFHGCLLDAGTCSISPGEFCKLEFHEQGGVEWFMVKGCTATKEICHSRRTISNTVHFIYCCNKDMCNI comes from the exons ATGGGCAGGACAATTTCTGTTGCAGTCATTATTCTGTTTTGCCTTCGAATag GTGGCTTGAGTGTAATATGCAGATACTGCAATCTCTCAGTCCCTTTCCATGGCTGCCTTTTGGATGCTGGCACCTGCAGTATCAGCCCTGGTGAATTTTGTAAACTTGAGTTCCATGAACAAG GTGGTGTGGAGTGGTTCATGGTTAAAGGCTGTACTGCCACCAAAGAGATATGCCATTCAAGGAGAACTATCAGCAATACCGTCCATTTCATCTATTGCTGCAACAAAGACATGTGTAACATATGA